A window of the Lolium perenne isolate Kyuss_39 chromosome 7, Kyuss_2.0, whole genome shotgun sequence genome harbors these coding sequences:
- the LOC127300944 gene encoding uncharacterized protein isoform X3, with product MALAAALVRAAAPMLLRGREAPCSAPALHPRRLLSCSTTSDAPPPPARPLASKLAEPESQLPWREAQAEILRDIEPVVQLIKDILHSDRLIDTHSSGSQDASLLFARMAYGLISHTRSASVSTSEKSIHRMERDLYKNISSEPEGIISRGCVHGKKNCYHTYKV from the exons ATGGCTTTGGCCGCCGCTCTCGTTCGCGCCGCCGCCCCTATGCTCCTCCGCGGCCGCGAGGCACCATGCTCTGCGCCGGCCCTGCATCCCCGCCGCCTTCTATCATGCTCCACCACCTCCGACGCGCCCCCTCCCCCCGCACGGCCGCTGGCGTCGAAGCTGGCCGAGCCTGAGTCCCAGCTGCCCTGGAGGGAAGCGCAGGCGGAAATCCTCCGCGACATCGAACCCGTCGTGCAGCTCATCAAGGATATCCTCCACTCCGACag GTTGATAGACACCCACAGTTCAGGAAGTCAAGATGCCTCTTTGTTGTTCGCACGGATGGCGTATGGATTGATTTCTCATACCAGAAGTGCATCCGTGAGTACATCCGAAAAAAGTATCCATCGCATGGAGAGAGATTTATACAAGAACATTTCAAGCGAACCTGAAG GAATAATCTCTAGAGGATGTGTGCATGGAAAAAAAAACTGTTACCACACTTACAAGGTTTAA
- the LOC127300944 gene encoding uncharacterized protein isoform X2, with product MALAAALVRAAAPMLLRGREAPCSAPALHPRRLLSCSTTSDAPPPPARPLASKLAEPESQLPWREAQAEILRDIEPVVQLIKDILHSDRYGDGECVTSKDEIIIVEKLLAYHPRAEDKIGCGLDAIMVLMYCRLHEANYYSRLRKNGSSQEQSQIVSGYSHTHLKHEQKAKNSIWW from the exons ATGGCTTTGGCCGCCGCTCTCGTTCGCGCCGCCGCCCCTATGCTCCTCCGCGGCCGCGAGGCACCATGCTCTGCGCCGGCCCTGCATCCCCGCCGCCTTCTATCATGCTCCACCACCTCCGACGCGCCCCCTCCCCCCGCACGGCCGCTGGCGTCGAAGCTGGCCGAGCCTGAGTCCCAGCTGCCCTGGAGGGAAGCGCAGGCGGAAATCCTCCGCGACATCGAACCCGTCGTGCAGCTCATCAAGGATATCCTCCACTCCGACag ATATGGAGATGGTGAATGTGTTACTTCAAAGGACGAAATTATTATTGTAGAAAAGCTTCTTGCTTACCATCCACGTGCAGAAGATAAGATTGGTTGTGGGCTTGATGCTATAATG GTGTTGATGTACTGCCGCCTTCACGAAGCCAACTACTATTCCCGCCTccggaaaaatggttcaagtcaagagcaaagtcaaaTTGTATCGgggtactcacacacacacttaaAACAtgagcaaaaggctaagaactctatatggtggtag
- the LOC127300944 gene encoding protein DCL homolog, chloroplastic isoform X1, producing the protein MALAAALVRAAAPMLLRGREAPCSAPALHPRRLLSCSTTSDAPPPPARPLASKLAEPESQLPWREAQAEILRDIEPVVQLIKDILHSDRYGDGECVTSKDEIIIVEKLLAYHPRAEDKIGCGLDAIMVDRHPQFRKSRCLFVVRTDGVWIDFSYQKCIREYIRKKYPSHGERFIQEHFKRT; encoded by the exons ATGGCTTTGGCCGCCGCTCTCGTTCGCGCCGCCGCCCCTATGCTCCTCCGCGGCCGCGAGGCACCATGCTCTGCGCCGGCCCTGCATCCCCGCCGCCTTCTATCATGCTCCACCACCTCCGACGCGCCCCCTCCCCCCGCACGGCCGCTGGCGTCGAAGCTGGCCGAGCCTGAGTCCCAGCTGCCCTGGAGGGAAGCGCAGGCGGAAATCCTCCGCGACATCGAACCCGTCGTGCAGCTCATCAAGGATATCCTCCACTCCGACag ATATGGAGATGGTGAATGTGTTACTTCAAAGGACGAAATTATTATTGTAGAAAAGCTTCTTGCTTACCATCCACGTGCAGAAGATAAGATTGGTTGTGGGCTTGATGCTATAATG GTTGATAGACACCCACAGTTCAGGAAGTCAAGATGCCTCTTTGTTGTTCGCACGGATGGCGTATGGATTGATTTCTCATACCAGAAGTGCATCCGTGAGTACATCCGAAAAAAGTATCCATCGCATGGAGAGAGATTTATACAAGAACATTTCAAGCGAACCTGA